The Bifidobacterium bifidum ATCC 29521 = JCM 1255 = DSM 20456 region GCAGTGGGACGCCGGCTACATCTCCGACGAGGTTGACGAGCACATGCACGTCTCCGGCCAGGTCGTCGAGCAGCTGTCCGAGCACCAGATGGAAGGCTTCCTCGAGGCCTACCTGCTGACCGGCCGTCACGGCATCTGGAGCTCCTACGAGTCCTTTGTGCACGTGATCGACTCCATGCTGAACCAGCACGCCAAGTGGCTTGAGGCTACCGTCCGCGAGATTCCGTGGCGCAAGCCGATCGCCTCCATGAACCTGCTGGTCTCCTCGCACGTGTGGCGTCAGGATCACAACGGTTTCTCGCACCAGGACCCGGGTGTCACCTCCGTCCTGCTGAACAAGTGCTTCCACAACGATCACGTCATCGGCATCTACTTCGCGACCGACGCGAACATGCTGCTGGCCATCGCCGAGAAGTGCTACAAGTCCACCAACAAGATCAACGCCATCATCGCCGGCAAGCAGCCGGCCGCCACCTGGCTGACCCTGGACGAGGCTCGTGCCGAGCTCGCCAAGGGTGCCGCCGCTTGGGATTGGGCTTCCACCGCGAAGACCAACGATGAGGCTCAGGTCGTGCTCGCCGCCGCCGGCGACGTCCCGACCCAGGAGATCATGGCCGCTTCCGACAAGTTGAAGGCCCTGGGCATCAAGTTCAAGGTCGTCAACGTGGCTGATCTGCTCTCCCTGCAGTCCGCCAAGGAGAACGACGAAGCGCTGACCGACGAGGAGTTCGCCGACATCTTCACCGCCGACAAGCCGGTGCTGTTCGCGTACCACTCCTACGCCCACGACGTGCGTGGCCTGATCTACGATCGCCCGAACCACGACAACTTCAACGTCCACGGCTACGAGGAGGAGGGCTCCACCACCACCCCGTACGACATGGTTCGCGTGAACGAGCTGGATCGCTACGAGCTGACCGCCGAAGCCCTGCGCATGATCGACGCCGACAAGTACGCCGACGAGATCCAGAAGCTGGAGGACTTCCGTCAGGAAGCGTTCCAGTTCGCGGTCGACAAGGGCTACGACCACCCGGACTACACCGACTGGGTGTACTCGGGCGTCAAGACCGACAAGAAGGGCGCCGTCACCGCCACCGCCGCCACCGCTGGCGACAACGAGTGATGATCGCCTGATTCTTATCAGGATCTGAGCTGAAAGGGCTTCCGGAGCAATCCGGAAGCCCTTTTTTCGTCAGGCTCCACCAAGCGACAATATCGCTCGTGAGAATGGTCATCGCCTACAAACCGACAAGTCGTCATGACACGACGGGTAAATCCACACTACGTAGTCATCTCCATATATAATCAAGACGTCCGCTGAATGCGACCCACCGCATGACGGTCCCTCGAAGAAGAAGGTGATGACTCTCTTGGATGTATCATTCTCATATTTCATCCAACAGGTATGTTCGAATCCGGCGCTGGCCATCACCACGTTGCTGACGCTCGGCGTCATTTTCGTGAACGGCTGGACCGACGCCCCCAACGCCATCGCCACCTGCGTCACCACCAGATGCCTACGTATCCGTCCGGCGGTGATCATGGCCGCGGTGCTCAATTTCTTCGGTGTGTTCATCATGACGCAGCTGAACGCCTCGGTGGCGTCCACCATCAGCAACATGGTCGATTTCGGCGGCGACACGAACGCCGCGCTGATCGCGTTGTGCGCGGCGCTGTTCTCCATCGTTGTCTACAGTGTGGGCGCGTCGCTGCTGGGCATCCCCACGTCCGAGAGCCACAGCCTAATCGCCGGCCTTTCCGGCGCCGCCATCGCCATCCAGGATGGCATCGGCGGCATCAACATGGGGGAGTGGGTCAAAGTGCTGTATGGTCTCGCGGCCAGCCTCCTGCTCGGATTTGGCATCGGCTGGATCGTGTGCAAGCTGGTGACGCTGATCTGCGCGGGGCTTGACCGCAGGCGCGCCAACGTATTCTTCACGTATGCGCAGATCGTCGGGGCCGCGGCCATGAGTTTCATGCACGGCGCGCAGGATGGCCAGAAATTCATCGGCGTCCTGTTCCTCGGCATGGCGTTCTGCAGTGGGCAGACCGGTGTCGCAGGCGTGATCATCCCAGTGTGGCTGATGATCCTGTGCAGCACGATCATGGGTGTCGGCACCAGCGTGGGAGGGGAGCGCATCATCAAATCCGTCGGGCAGGACATGGTCCGGCTGGAGAAATACCAAGGCTTTTCCGCGGACCTGTCCAGTGCGCTGTGCCTGCTGGTGATGACCGTGCTCGGC contains the following coding sequences:
- a CDS encoding inorganic phosphate transporter, encoding MDVSFSYFIQQVCSNPALAITTLLTLGVIFVNGWTDAPNAIATCVTTRCLRIRPAVIMAAVLNFFGVFIMTQLNASVASTISNMVDFGGDTNAALIALCAALFSIVVYSVGASLLGIPTSESHSLIAGLSGAAIAIQDGIGGINMGEWVKVLYGLAASLLLGFGIGWIVCKLVTLICAGLDRRRANVFFTYAQIVGAAAMSFMHGAQDGQKFIGVLFLGMAFCSGQTGVAGVIIPVWLMILCSTIMGVGTSVGGERIIKSVGQDMVRLEKYQGFSADLSSALCLLVMTVLGIPVSTTHTKTSAIMGVGAVRRLSAINFGVVRDMMLTWVFTFPGCGIISYVMAKLFMLVF